In Synechococcus sp. CB0101, a genomic segment contains:
- a CDS encoding ribbon-helix-helix protein, CopG family, with translation MTSEFPSEQPYKLDPEKFPKTLSIDLPTELAEHFQRLALKTGRSIDELILEALDKELGEY, from the coding sequence ATGACAAGCGAATTTCCCTCAGAGCAGCCATACAAACTCGATCCAGAAAAATTCCCGAAGACGCTCTCGATTGACTTACCAACTGAACTAGCCGAGCATTTTCAGAGGCTTGCCCTGAAGACCGGCCGATCCATCGACGAATTAATCCTTGAAGCCCTAGACAAGGAGCTAGGCGAATATTAG
- a CDS encoding cation transporting ATPase C-terminal domain-containing protein, giving the protein MKGVTSEPPSQALMHQPPRSPGQPLLSPPLIRRVVLVSFYNWVVIFGLFFWAERTTGDLALARTMAVQGLVLAHLVYLVKVSHWGSLMSMLRRTTWLSWRQAPAVPLGIVATLIVQMVFSQSSWMNRFFGTHPLSIEQFGLCMIPIILMLPVASVAQRLDPEIAVP; this is encoded by the coding sequence ATGAAGGGGGTCACGTCAGAACCACCGTCTCAAGCCTTGATGCATCAACCACCGCGGTCGCCTGGTCAGCCACTCCTCAGTCCTCCTTTGATCCGGCGAGTGGTTTTGGTGTCGTTCTACAACTGGGTTGTGATCTTTGGTCTCTTTTTCTGGGCCGAAAGAACAACTGGTGATCTGGCGTTGGCTCGCACGATGGCTGTCCAGGGCTTGGTGTTAGCACATCTTGTATACCTTGTGAAGGTCAGTCACTGGGGTTCGTTGATGTCAATGCTCCGCAGAACTACTTGGCTCTCCTGGCGGCAAGCACCTGCTGTGCCACTCGGGATCGTCGCCACGCTGATCGTTCAGATGGTGTTCAGCCAGAGCAGCTGGATGAATCGCTTCTTTGGTACACATCCACTTAGCATCGAGCAATTTGGCTTGTGTATGATTCCGATAATCTTGATGCTCCCTGTTGCTAGTGTGGCTCAGAGACTTGATCCAGAAATTGCCGTTCCTTGA
- a CDS encoding HAD-IC family P-type ATPase — translation MELNVGQAHAQSSSVVLRSLESDSCSGLTEQEAQRRLLIDGPNRLKERSGPSQLLRFVGQFNNPLLITLLLVGAVKALIGHPRDAAVIISVTVINAVIGFVQENKAEGAIAALVQAVRTDVDVLRSGVPQRIDSEMLVLGDLVRLEAGVKVPADLRLVTTRNLHTDESALTGESLPVAKGTTAVEADAPLAERIGMAYAGTFVTAGQGVGVVVATADDTEVGAISSALQEQISLTTPLTRQFSRFSRTLLKVIVVMAALTFVVGVARGRGADEMFDGAIALAVGAIPEELPAIVTITLAIGVNRMARRRAIIRKLPAVEALGSTTVICSDKTGTLTQNRMTVQHLYAGGALYALEDLWPDNGEPVRVGRGFNHHNLAIEETLLAGLLCNDARPSEDNAFIGDPTETALLAAASSVGMDHGQAHALHPRRDAIPFESEQQFMATLHGSERILLKGSVEAVLARCSAQLDEWGQVEPLDRQAIEAAVSTMAAQGERVLAFAIGKAHYEQEQLDHVHVDGSLRFIGLQGMQDPPRPEAISAVAACQAAGIAVKMITGDHLETALAIARQIGISDGQRGLDGQQLAELSPDALQEQAEQVNVFARVAPAQKLELVRALQANGHVVAMTGDGVNDAPALKQADIGIAMGYGGTEVARQAADMLLTDDNFATIKAAVEEGRTVYLNLRKTLAFVLPVNGGASMTILLGAILATPLPVTALQVLWLNMVCSLTMSLALAFELAWPLKIGPG, via the coding sequence ATGGAACTGAACGTTGGCCAAGCCCATGCGCAAAGCAGCAGTGTTGTGTTGCGGTCACTCGAGAGTGACAGCTGTTCAGGGTTAACGGAGCAAGAAGCCCAGCGTCGTCTCCTTATCGATGGCCCAAATCGCCTGAAGGAGCGAAGTGGTCCATCCCAGTTGCTGCGCTTCGTGGGGCAGTTCAACAATCCCCTATTGATCACGCTGCTTCTTGTTGGAGCGGTGAAGGCGTTGATTGGTCATCCGCGTGATGCCGCTGTCATTATCAGTGTCACTGTGATTAATGCGGTGATCGGCTTTGTTCAAGAGAACAAAGCGGAAGGAGCCATTGCTGCACTGGTGCAGGCAGTACGTACCGATGTCGATGTGTTGCGCAGCGGAGTACCCCAGCGGATCGATTCCGAAATGTTGGTGCTTGGTGATCTTGTGCGCCTTGAAGCAGGGGTCAAGGTTCCAGCAGATTTGCGATTGGTGACCACGCGAAATCTGCATACCGATGAATCGGCACTGACGGGGGAATCGTTACCGGTTGCCAAAGGAACAACAGCTGTCGAAGCTGATGCACCGCTGGCTGAACGCATTGGTATGGCCTATGCCGGGACCTTCGTCACTGCGGGCCAAGGTGTTGGGGTTGTGGTGGCCACAGCGGATGACACGGAGGTCGGCGCCATTTCTTCCGCTCTTCAGGAGCAGATCAGCCTCACCACACCGTTGACGCGCCAATTTTCTCGGTTCAGCCGCACCCTGCTCAAGGTGATTGTGGTGATGGCAGCGCTCACCTTTGTAGTGGGCGTGGCCCGTGGACGCGGCGCCGACGAGATGTTTGATGGTGCCATTGCTCTTGCAGTAGGCGCGATCCCCGAGGAGTTACCTGCGATTGTGACCATCACGCTGGCCATTGGCGTGAACCGCATGGCAAGGCGCAGAGCGATCATTCGCAAGCTGCCGGCAGTTGAAGCACTCGGTAGCACCACAGTGATCTGCTCGGATAAAACCGGCACCCTCACCCAAAATCGGATGACGGTGCAGCATCTGTATGCGGGGGGCGCGCTGTATGCCTTGGAAGATTTGTGGCCAGACAACGGCGAGCCCGTCCGGGTGGGTCGTGGTTTTAATCACCACAACCTGGCTATCGAGGAAACGCTTTTGGCTGGGCTCCTCTGTAACGATGCTCGACCCAGCGAAGACAACGCCTTCATCGGTGATCCCACAGAGACAGCCCTGCTCGCAGCGGCATCTTCCGTGGGAATGGATCATGGTCAGGCCCACGCCCTGCATCCCCGCCGCGATGCGATTCCGTTCGAGTCGGAGCAGCAGTTCATGGCCACGCTGCACGGCAGTGAGCGGATTCTGTTGAAAGGATCTGTGGAAGCGGTGCTGGCCCGTTGCAGTGCACAGCTGGATGAGTGGGGCCAGGTTGAACCGCTCGATCGTCAGGCGATCGAAGCTGCCGTCTCAACAATGGCAGCCCAAGGAGAGCGGGTCTTGGCGTTTGCGATTGGCAAGGCCCATTACGAGCAGGAGCAGCTTGATCATGTTCATGTCGATGGATCACTGCGATTTATTGGACTGCAGGGGATGCAGGATCCCCCTCGCCCTGAGGCGATCAGTGCAGTGGCGGCCTGTCAGGCAGCCGGAATTGCCGTGAAGATGATCACCGGTGATCACCTCGAAACCGCGTTAGCGATTGCGCGCCAGATCGGCATCAGCGATGGTCAGAGGGGATTGGATGGGCAACAGTTGGCGGAGCTCAGCCCGGATGCATTGCAGGAGCAGGCGGAGCAGGTCAACGTGTTTGCACGGGTGGCGCCAGCTCAGAAATTGGAGCTGGTTCGCGCCCTGCAGGCCAACGGTCATGTGGTGGCGATGACCGGCGATGGCGTGAACGATGCACCAGCGCTTAAGCAGGCTGATATCGGTATCGCCATGGGATATGGCGGTACGGAAGTGGCGCGGCAAGCAGCCGACATGCTGCTGACTGACGATAATTTCGCCACGATCAAAGCAGCTGTGGAAGAAGGTCGCACGGTCTATCTGAACCTTCGAAAAACCCTTGCTTTTGTATTGCCGGTGAATGGTGGTGCTTCGATGACCATCCTGCTGGGCGCGATCCTTGCAACACCTTTACCGGTGACGGCTTTGCAGGTGTTGTGGTTAAACATGGTTTGTTCGCTCACTATGTCGCTCGCGCTTGCCTTTGAACTGGCGTGGCCCCTAAAAATCGGTCCAGGGTGA
- the blaOXA gene encoding class D beta-lactamase, producing the protein MRSLLAGVALTLIHVTPAAALTWREEARLQPLFEKAGVEGTFVVLDERKNLWRGHNRLRAEQRFSPASTFKIPNSLIALSLGVVANPDELIPYKGDPNPFMREWLAPMGMRGAIKVSNVPLYQELARRIGLQRMQIALQQLHYGNVKIGDDVTTFWLRGPLVISALEQTQFLQRLAKRTLPFPVVAQQQVAEITRIDGGPGWSLHAKTGWQNAPGAGVGWWVGWVQKGDRITPFALNIAMKGSDDAPKREQLGRRSLQLLGVLPVDDQKAAR; encoded by the coding sequence TTGCGGTCTTTGCTGGCTGGTGTAGCCCTCACGCTGATCCACGTCACACCCGCTGCTGCGCTCACCTGGAGAGAGGAAGCGCGCTTGCAACCACTGTTTGAGAAGGCTGGTGTGGAGGGCACGTTCGTGGTGCTGGATGAGCGCAAAAACCTGTGGCGCGGGCACAACAGGTTGCGTGCAGAGCAGCGCTTCTCTCCTGCTTCCACCTTCAAGATCCCCAATAGCCTGATCGCCCTCTCGCTTGGGGTAGTGGCCAACCCCGATGAGCTGATTCCTTACAAGGGTGATCCCAACCCGTTCATGCGCGAGTGGCTAGCGCCGATGGGGATGCGCGGCGCGATCAAGGTGTCGAATGTGCCGCTGTATCAGGAGCTGGCCCGGCGGATTGGGTTGCAGCGCATGCAAATCGCCCTGCAGCAGTTGCACTATGGCAATGTGAAGATCGGTGATGACGTCACCACCTTCTGGCTGCGCGGGCCGCTGGTGATCAGTGCCCTTGAGCAAACCCAATTCCTCCAGCGCCTGGCCAAACGCACGTTGCCGTTCCCTGTGGTCGCCCAGCAGCAGGTGGCTGAGATCACGCGCATCGATGGCGGCCCTGGCTGGAGCCTGCACGCCAAGACCGGCTGGCAGAACGCTCCCGGCGCCGGTGTGGGCTGGTGGGTGGGTTGGGTGCAAAAGGGCGATCGCATCACTCCCTTTGCGCTCAACATCGCCATGAAGGGCAGTGACGATGCCCCCAAGCGTGAGCAATTAGGTCGGCGCAGCCTGCAGCTGTTGGGAGTGTTGCCTGTTGATGATCAGAAGGCGGCACGTTGA
- the mscL gene encoding large conductance mechanosensitive channel protein MscL → MSRTRNFLTDFRAFINRGNVVDLAVAVVIGGAFGKVVNAVVTLVMDSLLQPVLKAANVDAIASWPAGEVLVAAINFLVISFVVFLIVRSIEALRRKEEAVAPPDTQAQLAAAVTRLADALDRRQL, encoded by the coding sequence ATGAGCCGCACACGCAACTTTCTGACTGACTTCCGAGCCTTCATCAACCGCGGCAATGTGGTTGATCTGGCTGTGGCCGTGGTGATCGGCGGGGCCTTCGGGAAGGTGGTGAATGCGGTGGTGACTTTGGTGATGGATTCATTGCTGCAACCTGTTCTCAAGGCGGCGAACGTTGACGCCATTGCCAGCTGGCCAGCCGGTGAGGTGCTGGTAGCAGCGATCAATTTCCTGGTGATTTCATTTGTGGTGTTTTTGATCGTGCGCTCGATCGAAGCCCTGCGGCGCAAGGAAGAAGCCGTTGCGCCACCCGACACTCAGGCCCAACTGGCCGCAGCGGTGACGCGCTTGGCGGATGCCCTGGATCGCCGCCAGCTCTGA
- a CDS encoding HD domain-containing protein — MSVSARYGEALLWAEQIHRNQRRKGKPIPYISLLISVSALVWEDGGTQDQAIAALLHDAIEDAGQSHASIAERFGSAVADIVRDCTDTNGTPGGGEKEPWLLRKTSYIASLEHKPEASLLVTAADKAHNAGDMVLDARRDPAMWSKFNAGLEGSAWYLLRMHQQLKHRLPGSRSVERLGEALSEVLASESYRRIVPDGLAPAVWAAGYAERQAER, encoded by the coding sequence ATGAGTGTGAGCGCCCGCTACGGGGAAGCCCTGCTCTGGGCTGAGCAGATCCACCGGAACCAGCGCCGCAAAGGCAAACCCATCCCCTACATCTCCCTCCTGATCAGCGTCAGCGCCCTGGTCTGGGAAGACGGCGGCACACAAGATCAAGCCATTGCCGCCCTGCTGCATGACGCGATTGAGGACGCCGGCCAGAGCCACGCCTCCATCGCCGAACGCTTTGGCAGTGCCGTGGCCGACATCGTGCGCGATTGCACCGACACCAACGGCACGCCTGGTGGAGGGGAGAAGGAGCCCTGGCTACTGCGCAAGACCAGCTACATCGCCTCTCTGGAGCACAAGCCTGAGGCCTCGCTGTTGGTGACAGCGGCCGACAAGGCCCACAACGCCGGCGACATGGTGCTCGATGCCCGCCGCGATCCCGCGATGTGGAGCAAGTTCAACGCGGGGCTGGAGGGATCGGCCTGGTATCTGCTGCGGATGCATCAACAGCTCAAGCACCGCCTACCGGGGAGCCGTTCGGTGGAACGGCTCGGTGAGGCGTTAAGTGAGGTGCTCGCCAGCGAGAGCTACCGACGGATCGTGCCCGACGGGCTCGCTCCTGCCGTGTGGGCAGCGGGGTACGCGGAGCGCCAGGCGGAGAGATGA
- a CDS encoding response regulator transcription factor, translated as MVPFTPLDNQVLWDVSPALDATKGFSFVFGSNAPYEAYLFVLNFRQLGARNLLGAGCTEKEVEDLVDSSPGPTLLFLVDGIGRDCGVGLVRRLKERKPDTRATLLVNSQVAYAHNPAIRDVYDGVAAGGSLGRGGVLECVLAVTRGEKYFDRLLLATDPEGSRSAWNDLNQREREILPLLAKGKKNREIAAELFIAETTTRDYVSSILSKLQVSNRAAAAAWAIEHGFVGG; from the coding sequence ATGGTGCCCTTCACCCCTCTCGACAACCAGGTCCTCTGGGACGTCAGCCCCGCCCTCGATGCCACTAAGGGCTTCTCCTTCGTCTTCGGGAGCAACGCCCCCTACGAGGCCTACCTCTTCGTCCTGAACTTCAGGCAGCTGGGTGCCCGCAACCTCCTGGGCGCCGGCTGCACGGAGAAGGAGGTGGAGGACCTTGTGGACTCCTCACCCGGCCCCACACTGCTCTTCCTGGTGGACGGCATTGGTCGGGACTGCGGGGTGGGGCTGGTCAGACGACTGAAGGAGAGGAAGCCGGACACGAGGGCAACACTCCTTGTCAACTCTCAGGTGGCCTACGCGCACAACCCCGCCATTCGAGACGTCTACGACGGAGTAGCCGCAGGGGGAAGCCTGGGTCGCGGTGGAGTCCTGGAGTGCGTCCTGGCCGTGACCAGGGGTGAAAAGTACTTCGACAGGCTGCTCCTAGCGACAGACCCCGAAGGCAGTCGCTCCGCCTGGAACGACCTGAACCAGAGAGAGAGGGAAATCCTGCCCCTGCTCGCCAAGGGGAAGAAGAACCGGGAGATCGCCGCCGAGCTCTTCATCGCCGAGACGACCACCAGGGACTACGTGAGCTCAATCCTGAGCAAGCTCCAGGTCAGTAACCGAGCTGCAGCGGCGGCATGGGCGATAGAGCACGGGTTTGTAGGGGGCTGA
- a CDS encoding FAD-dependent monooxygenase, translated as MECGYLLGCDGAHSVVRHQLGLAYSGETLESNWVLADVKLDGPAASDQIAVVWNPEGILALFPIVGDRFRIIGDVSGTEAADPSLEQVQRLVVQRLGSGFRAHDPIWLSHFRINERKVDRYNVGRVFLAGDAAHIHSPAGGQGMNTGMQDAFNLAWKLALVLQGKAGPQLLETYSPERSGIGDRVLRNAGVLTRVALVRQPLLRRLRNLAFTNLGRSRRFQRRLVEQLCETDLHYRGSALAPVLGRSGGGLRPGERTPDLPCQGPNGQTRLHALLRSGRFVLLSIGAPLPPIETDLAGNWLATASAEPQLGYVAGQTYLIRPDAYLCSCTPSAEQERLVALWDQWR; from the coding sequence ATGGAGTGCGGTTACTTGCTGGGCTGTGATGGTGCCCACAGCGTTGTGCGCCATCAGCTGGGTCTGGCCTACAGCGGCGAAACCCTGGAATCGAATTGGGTTCTGGCGGACGTCAAGCTTGATGGCCCTGCAGCCTCCGACCAGATCGCCGTGGTCTGGAATCCCGAGGGGATCCTGGCCCTGTTTCCGATCGTCGGAGACCGTTTTCGCATCATTGGCGATGTCTCGGGGACGGAGGCGGCCGACCCCAGCCTGGAGCAGGTCCAAAGGCTGGTGGTGCAGCGCTTGGGATCGGGCTTCCGTGCGCACGATCCGATCTGGCTCAGTCATTTTCGAATCAATGAGCGCAAGGTTGATCGCTACAACGTCGGGCGGGTCTTTTTGGCAGGGGATGCGGCCCACATCCACAGCCCAGCTGGGGGCCAGGGGATGAACACCGGGATGCAAGACGCGTTCAACCTGGCTTGGAAGTTGGCCCTGGTGCTGCAGGGCAAGGCGGGGCCGCAGCTGCTGGAGACCTATTCCCCGGAACGCAGCGGGATTGGCGATCGGGTGCTGCGCAATGCCGGAGTTTTGACGCGGGTTGCTCTGGTGCGGCAGCCCCTGCTGCGTCGTCTGCGGAATCTGGCGTTCACGAATTTGGGCCGCAGTCGTCGTTTCCAACGCCGCCTGGTGGAGCAGCTCTGCGAGACCGATCTGCACTACCGCGGCAGCGCCCTCGCTCCCGTGCTCGGCCGATCAGGAGGCGGACTGAGGCCCGGCGAGCGCACGCCGGATCTGCCTTGCCAGGGCCCCAATGGCCAGACCCGTTTGCACGCACTTCTGCGCTCAGGTCGCTTCGTGTTGTTGTCCATTGGCGCGCCCCTGCCGCCGATTGAGACTGACCTTGCCGGCAATTGGCTGGCCACGGCTAGTGCAGAGCCCCAGCTGGGTTATGTCGCTGGCCAGACCTATCTGATCAGGCCGGACGCTTATCTCTGCAGTTGCACCCCCAGCGCAGAGCAGGAGCGCCTTGTGGCCCTGTGGGATCAGTGGCGCTGA
- a CDS encoding IS110 family transposase: MPDASRSRRRRARLKVVNPRSAGIDIGSRFHVVAIPTELDDEPLRKFLSFTSDLKRMVEWLLAVNITTVAMESTGIYWVPLYEILVANGIEVFLVNARHAKNIPGRKTDINDAQWLQQLHSYGLVRASFQPDPCIAKLRAYFRQRDVLVRYRSSHQQHIQKALMQMNLQLHHVVKDITGLTARRIIDAILSGERDPKKLAALRDRRCKESVETIAAALDGNYQEEHLFELKVAVEMFDVYSAKIQECELAGQSVLQELAGDDYVEPERQASDSRIKGNGFSFNPQELIKSLAGHDLLALPGLGPATVITLISECGLDMTRWPSAKHFVSWLGLSPQNKISGGRVLSSRTRQGTTRAGSAFWMAAVPLSRTSTALGAFQRRLSARVGKSKALIATARKLAILYYKTIRYGMEFQEHGDLAYQQASRERQIHGLERRAKALGYQLVATG; encoded by the coding sequence ATGCCAGATGCCTCTCGATCACGTCGCCGACGTGCGCGCCTCAAAGTAGTCAACCCAAGATCTGCTGGAATTGATATTGGGAGTCGATTCCATGTTGTTGCCATACCCACAGAGCTCGATGACGAGCCACTGCGTAAGTTTCTGAGCTTTACCAGCGACCTGAAGCGAATGGTCGAGTGGTTACTCGCTGTCAACATCACGACCGTAGCGATGGAGTCGACCGGAATCTATTGGGTCCCTTTATACGAAATACTTGTGGCTAACGGCATTGAAGTCTTTTTGGTCAATGCTCGTCACGCCAAAAATATACCAGGCAGAAAGACTGATATCAATGATGCGCAATGGCTCCAACAGCTCCACAGCTATGGCCTTGTTCGAGCAAGCTTTCAGCCTGATCCCTGTATTGCAAAGCTCAGGGCCTATTTTCGGCAGAGAGACGTCCTAGTGCGCTATCGCTCCTCGCATCAGCAACACATCCAAAAAGCCCTGATGCAGATGAATCTGCAATTGCATCACGTGGTAAAAGACATCACTGGTCTGACGGCTCGCAGGATCATTGATGCCATTCTCTCTGGTGAACGAGATCCCAAAAAGCTTGCTGCACTGCGTGACCGACGCTGCAAAGAGTCTGTGGAGACTATTGCTGCTGCCCTTGATGGAAACTATCAAGAAGAGCACCTATTTGAACTCAAAGTCGCTGTCGAGATGTTCGATGTTTACTCGGCAAAGATCCAGGAGTGCGAACTGGCTGGGCAGTCAGTGCTCCAAGAGCTGGCTGGAGATGACTACGTTGAACCCGAGAGACAAGCTAGCGACAGTCGAATCAAGGGAAATGGCTTCTCGTTTAATCCTCAAGAACTGATTAAATCACTCGCAGGCCACGACCTATTGGCTCTTCCTGGCCTTGGCCCCGCGACGGTGATTACCTTGATCAGTGAGTGTGGTCTCGACATGACACGCTGGCCAAGCGCCAAGCATTTCGTCTCCTGGCTTGGGTTGAGCCCGCAAAACAAGATATCCGGAGGGCGTGTGCTGTCCTCACGCACAAGACAGGGAACAACAAGGGCCGGAAGTGCCTTTTGGATGGCAGCAGTTCCACTCAGTAGGACAAGCACGGCGCTGGGTGCATTTCAGCGACGGTTGTCTGCGCGAGTGGGCAAAAGCAAGGCTTTGATTGCCACGGCACGAAAGCTGGCCATTCTTTACTACAAGACCATTAGATATGGCATGGAATTTCAAGAACACGGAGATTTGGCTTACCAGCAGGCATCTCGCGAACGTCAAATCCATGGTCTGGAAAGACGTGCAAAAGCACTGGGTTACCAACTGGTTGCTACCGGCTGA
- a CDS encoding NAD(P)/FAD-dependent oxidoreductase, which produces MSQPVLVVGAGPVGLTLALALRQQDIAVRVVERMEKPTELSKALVIWPRTLELFDLQGCVEPFLKAGIQGHGARIQAGQNLLAAVSFSKVQSAFPYALMIPQNRTEAVLTQLLAERGVTVERQVELSRFTASDDGVTAELSRADGSKETYQYSSARPRVRNTHGQIQSPWPH; this is translated from the coding sequence ATGTCACAACCGGTCTTGGTGGTGGGAGCAGGGCCGGTGGGCCTCACCCTGGCGCTGGCCCTGCGTCAGCAGGACATCGCCGTTCGGGTGGTGGAACGGATGGAGAAGCCCACTGAGCTCTCCAAGGCCCTGGTGATCTGGCCGCGGACCCTGGAGTTGTTCGATCTTCAGGGCTGCGTCGAGCCCTTCTTGAAGGCTGGGATTCAGGGCCACGGAGCCCGGATCCAGGCCGGTCAAAACCTGCTGGCGGCGGTCTCCTTTTCCAAGGTGCAGAGCGCATTCCCCTACGCCTTGATGATTCCCCAGAACCGCACGGAGGCGGTTCTGACCCAGTTGCTGGCGGAGCGGGGCGTGACGGTGGAACGCCAGGTGGAACTCAGCCGCTTCACCGCATCAGACGACGGCGTGACGGCTGAACTCAGCCGGGCGGATGGCAGCAAGGAAACGTACCAGTACAGCTCTGCACGCCCTCGCGTCCGAAACACCCACGGCCAAATCCAAAGCCCATGGCCACACTGA
- a CDS encoding acireductone dioxygenase: MSHLQIFPASGSHPLPSFASNDPALIAAELAERGIGFERWPAHQPLPAGANADAVLAAYAAEIARVQSRGTYPTVDAIRMLPDHPDREALRQKFLAEHTHAEDEVRFFVEGQGLFCLHIGNEVLQVLCTADDWISVPAGTKHWFDMGSAPQFCAIRFFDNPEGWVAQFTGDAIAERYPLLT, encoded by the coding sequence ATGAGTCATCTGCAGATCTTTCCGGCCAGCGGCAGCCACCCGCTCCCCAGCTTTGCCAGCAACGACCCAGCCCTCATCGCTGCCGAGCTAGCGGAACGGGGCATCGGCTTTGAACGCTGGCCGGCCCACCAGCCATTGCCGGCAGGCGCCAATGCCGATGCCGTGCTGGCCGCCTACGCCGCTGAGATCGCGCGGGTGCAGTCGCGAGGCACTTACCCCACCGTGGATGCGATCCGGATGTTGCCGGATCATCCCGATCGCGAAGCGCTGCGCCAGAAGTTTCTGGCCGAACACACCCACGCTGAAGACGAAGTGCGCTTCTTCGTGGAAGGCCAGGGCCTGTTTTGCCTGCACATCGGCAACGAGGTGCTGCAGGTGCTCTGCACAGCCGACGACTGGATCAGCGTTCCCGCCGGCACCAAACACTGGTTCGACATGGGCAGCGCCCCGCAGTTCTGCGCCATCCGCTTTTTCGACAACCCCGAAGGCTGGGTGGCGCAGTTCACCGGTGATGCGATCGCCGAGCGCTATCCCCTGCTCACCTAA
- a CDS encoding precorrin-2 C(20)-methyltransferase codes for MGVGPGDPELLTVAAVRAIEAAGVVAYPVTRLDADGMAARIAGPWIGPDQRRLPLLFPMVAEAEPRREAWHAAAAALAAEVRAGQRVVLLCEGDSSLYASCSYVLLALAEQHPELPIRVIPGITAAAAAAAAASSLGMPWPLALQQEPLWIRPTPETSAEFELLLEQASAAGAVLALLKLGHRWSWVQPLLAERGLLEQSLFAQRVGWPDQLVARAAAVSAAEQPYFSLLLIRQGWPAVLP; via the coding sequence GTGGGGGTAGGCCCTGGTGACCCTGAGCTGCTCACCGTGGCAGCGGTGAGGGCGATCGAAGCGGCTGGCGTGGTGGCCTATCCGGTGACGCGCCTCGATGCTGACGGCATGGCTGCGCGCATCGCCGGCCCCTGGATTGGGCCCGATCAGAGGCGGTTGCCGTTGCTCTTCCCGATGGTGGCGGAAGCGGAGCCACGCCGGGAGGCCTGGCATGCGGCGGCCGCGGCGTTGGCCGCTGAGGTGCGGGCTGGCCAACGGGTGGTGTTGCTATGCGAGGGCGATAGCTCCCTCTACGCCAGCTGTTCATACGTGCTCTTGGCCCTGGCAGAGCAGCACCCGGAGCTGCCCATTCGGGTGATCCCCGGCATTACGGCCGCGGCCGCCGCCGCCGCTGCAGCCTCCAGCTTGGGCATGCCCTGGCCGTTGGCCTTACAGCAGGAACCGCTCTGGATCCGTCCCACCCCTGAAACTTCGGCGGAGTTTGAGCTGCTGCTCGAGCAGGCCTCTGCCGCTGGAGCCGTGTTGGCGTTGCTGAAACTGGGGCACCGCTGGAGTTGGGTGCAGCCGCTGCTCGCGGAACGAGGCCTGCTGGAGCAGAGCCTGTTTGCCCAGCGGGTGGGCTGGCCCGATCAGCTGGTGGCCAGGGCGGCGGCGGTCAGCGCAGCTGAGCAGCCCTATTTTTCGCTCTTGTTGATCCGCCAGGGCTGGCCGGCGGTGTTGCCCTGA
- a CDS encoding DUF4079 domain-containing protein, translating to MTPIDWFSLLHPVLVILFVYPVVGATIRLGILVREKRLGITKQPAPVPREHADHGRWLTAGVVVAVLIALVYSFISKAVEPGAVFAGGAARLALLMLVAAGTLVALLALLKVKQPALRASFTLLTWAGLLGLGSQAEIWRLSDNPLSGAFWSSHYWSGVLLTGLLLFNMAARPEITRHLRWRRLHIASNLLIMVLLAVQAITGSRDLLEIPLSWQKPAIYRCDFQNRVCPEPADAPAAAAPGSSGAPELA from the coding sequence ATGACTCCGATCGATTGGTTCTCCCTGCTCCACCCGGTGCTGGTGATCCTGTTTGTGTATCCGGTGGTGGGGGCCACGATCCGGCTCGGCATCCTGGTGCGGGAAAAGCGCCTGGGCATCACCAAGCAGCCGGCGCCGGTGCCGCGCGAGCACGCTGATCACGGCCGCTGGCTCACCGCCGGGGTCGTGGTGGCGGTCTTGATCGCGCTCGTCTATTCCTTCATCAGCAAGGCCGTGGAGCCGGGGGCTGTGTTCGCCGGTGGTGCGGCGCGCCTTGCCCTGCTGATGCTGGTGGCCGCTGGCACCCTCGTGGCGTTGCTGGCCTTGCTCAAGGTGAAGCAACCGGCGCTGCGGGCCAGCTTCACCCTGCTCACCTGGGCGGGGTTGTTGGGATTGGGCAGTCAGGCGGAGATCTGGCGGCTCTCCGATAACCCCCTCAGCGGTGCCTTCTGGAGTTCCCACTACTGGAGCGGCGTGCTGCTCACGGGGCTGCTGCTGTTCAACATGGCGGCCCGCCCCGAGATCACGCGCCACCTGCGTTGGCGCCGCCTGCATATCGCCAGCAACCTCTTGATCATGGTGCTGCTGGCGGTGCAGGCGATCACCGGCAGCCGCGACTTGCTCGAGATCCCGCTCAGCTGGCAGAAGCCGGCGATTTACCGCTGCGACTTTCAGAACCGCGTTTGCCCCGAGCCGGCGGATGCTCCAGCTGCTGCGGCACCAGGCTCAAGCGGGGCACCGGAGTTGGCCTGA